From a region of the Tenggerimyces flavus genome:
- a CDS encoding NAD-dependent epimerase/dehydratase family protein — translation MRFLVTGGRGFIGRHIVEALESRGHEVVVLDRVDGLDIRDADAVKAALRGVDVVCHQAAKVGLGVNVADQPAYASHNDVGTATLLAAMASVGVRRLVLASSMVVYGEGAYACALHGPVAPPPRHAGELDRGLFEPTCPRCGGELAPALVDEGARLDPRNAYAASKVAQEHYASAWARETGGSVIALRYHNVYGPGLPRNTPYAGVAALFASAVDRGEAPRVFEDGKQRRDFVHVRDVAAANVCACQALVDGMRAYNVGSGTPRTIHDLAAAMSPVEPVVTGEYRLGDVRHITASSERIARDLGWSAEVPFADGIAELSADLAGRR, via the coding sequence ATGCGATTCCTGGTCACGGGCGGACGTGGGTTCATCGGCCGGCACATCGTCGAAGCCTTGGAGTCCCGCGGCCACGAGGTCGTCGTGCTCGACCGGGTCGACGGTCTGGATATACGCGACGCCGACGCTGTCAAGGCTGCCTTGCGCGGGGTCGACGTGGTGTGCCACCAGGCGGCGAAGGTCGGGCTGGGCGTGAACGTCGCCGACCAGCCTGCGTATGCGTCGCACAACGACGTGGGTACGGCGACGCTGCTCGCAGCGATGGCCTCGGTGGGCGTGCGCCGGTTGGTGTTGGCGAGCTCGATGGTCGTGTACGGAGAGGGCGCGTACGCCTGCGCCCTGCATGGTCCGGTCGCGCCACCGCCGCGGCACGCCGGCGAGCTGGACCGCGGTCTGTTCGAGCCCACGTGTCCCCGCTGCGGTGGCGAGCTGGCGCCCGCGTTGGTGGACGAGGGCGCACGGCTCGACCCGCGGAACGCGTACGCGGCGAGCAAGGTCGCGCAGGAGCACTACGCGTCGGCGTGGGCGCGGGAGACGGGCGGGTCCGTGATCGCGCTGCGGTACCACAACGTGTACGGGCCTGGGCTGCCGCGGAACACGCCGTACGCCGGGGTGGCGGCGCTCTTCGCGTCGGCGGTGGACCGGGGCGAGGCGCCAAGGGTGTTCGAGGACGGCAAGCAGCGCAGGGACTTCGTGCACGTGCGCGACGTGGCGGCGGCGAACGTGTGCGCGTGTCAAGCGTTGGTTGACGGGATGCGCGCGTACAACGTCGGGAGCGGAACTCCGCGTACGATCCACGACCTGGCCGCGGCGATGTCGCCGGTCGAGCCGGTGGTGACGGGCGAGTACAGGCTTGGCGACGTACGGCACATCACGGCGTCGTCGGAGCGGATCGCCCGCGACCTGGGCTGGTCGGCGGAGGTGCCGTTCGCCGACGGGATCGCCGAACTGTCAGCAGACCTGGCCGGCCGGCGCTAG
- a CDS encoding molybdopterin-dependent oxidoreductase codes for MRTPPLPPKVAELLRQPPGPFQPSFWRSPLRGPWLTSILGMILLVGLAIVFLTGLLSYAAYNPRLGGPYNDLTPGKGILGFYLFTWPTRPAWLYQLTQGLHVLVGIALVPVLVAKLWSVIPKLFAWPPVDSPAQAVERGSLLLVVGGGIFEFATGIINVQYWYEFPAGFYTAHFYGAWIFLAGLTVHVVVRFGRMMRALRGTRLRDVLRTNVDDTRAEPADQQGLATPNPAPATMSRRGVLALIAGSSFLLLLVSAGQTLGGPFRRLALLVPRGGTEGRTTNDFQVNKTAASRGVTAAMAGPSWRLTLNGVRAVELSRDDLLAMPQHTERLPLACVEGWSTTQNWTGVRLRDLAELTGALDTAGTVLVESLQARGAFRSVRLARNQLLDERSLLVLRVNGADISMDHGFPARIIVPNNPGVHNTKWVTRMTFERAR; via the coding sequence ATGCGTACGCCTCCCCTCCCGCCCAAGGTCGCCGAGCTCCTGCGCCAGCCGCCCGGACCGTTCCAGCCGTCGTTCTGGCGCAGTCCGTTGCGCGGCCCGTGGCTGACCTCGATCCTCGGCATGATCCTGCTCGTCGGGCTTGCGATCGTGTTCCTGACCGGGCTGCTCTCGTACGCCGCGTACAACCCACGCCTCGGCGGTCCGTACAACGACCTCACACCAGGCAAGGGGATTCTCGGCTTCTACCTGTTCACCTGGCCCACCCGACCGGCCTGGCTCTACCAGCTCACCCAGGGCTTGCACGTGCTCGTCGGCATCGCGCTCGTGCCGGTGCTGGTCGCGAAGCTCTGGTCGGTGATCCCGAAGCTGTTCGCCTGGCCGCCCGTGGACTCGCCCGCTCAGGCGGTCGAACGCGGCAGCCTGCTGCTCGTGGTGGGCGGCGGGATCTTCGAGTTCGCGACCGGCATCATCAACGTGCAGTACTGGTACGAGTTTCCCGCCGGCTTCTACACGGCCCACTTCTACGGCGCGTGGATCTTCCTTGCCGGCTTGACCGTTCACGTGGTCGTCCGATTCGGCCGGATGATGCGGGCACTCCGCGGCACGCGGCTGCGGGACGTCCTGCGTACGAACGTCGACGACACCCGCGCGGAGCCCGCCGACCAGCAGGGCCTCGCCACGCCGAACCCGGCGCCGGCAACGATGTCGCGACGCGGTGTCCTCGCGCTGATCGCCGGCAGCTCGTTCCTGCTCCTGTTGGTCTCCGCCGGCCAGACGCTGGGTGGCCCGTTCCGCCGGCTCGCGCTGCTCGTCCCCCGTGGTGGCACCGAAGGGCGCACGACGAACGACTTCCAGGTCAACAAGACCGCTGCCTCCCGTGGCGTCACCGCGGCGATGGCCGGCCCTTCGTGGCGGCTGACGCTGAACGGCGTACGCGCGGTCGAGCTGTCGCGGGATGACCTGCTGGCGATGCCGCAGCACACCGAGCGGCTGCCGCTGGCCTGCGTCGAGGGTTGGTCGACGACGCAGAACTGGACGGGCGTACGCCTGCGCGACCTCGCCGAGCTGACCGGGGCACTCGACACGGCGGGCACCGTGCTGGTCGAGTCGCTGCAGGCACGCGGTGCGTTCCGGTCCGTCCGGCTCGCCCGCAACCAGCTCCTCGACGAACGTTCGCTGCTCGTCCTTCGCGTGAACGGTGCCGACATCTCCATGGACCACGGGTTCCCGGCGCGGATCATCGTGCCGAACAACCCCGGTGTGCACAACACGAAGTGGGTGACCCGGATGACGTTCGAGAGGGCACGATGA
- a CDS encoding class I SAM-dependent methyltransferase → MNELTLDLARWARAPDDTDTRVLDRCLGPALDVGCGPGRMVVALARRGVPALGIDVAPEAVQHVLNAGGLALVRSVFKHVPGEGRWQHAILLDGCIGIGGSPIALLKRVRELLAPGGVAYVEHDTSPDRADLTTARISDGRGRVSAPFAWAVIGHNALDRAAQQAGLRVLETWPPSDRALCVLQRPAEVS, encoded by the coding sequence ATGAACGAGCTCACGCTCGACCTCGCACGCTGGGCCCGCGCTCCCGACGACACGGATACCCGCGTCCTTGATCGCTGTCTCGGACCCGCTCTGGACGTGGGATGCGGGCCGGGTCGGATGGTGGTCGCATTGGCGCGCCGCGGCGTTCCCGCGCTCGGCATCGACGTCGCGCCCGAGGCCGTCCAGCACGTGCTGAACGCGGGCGGCCTCGCGCTCGTGCGCTCGGTGTTCAAGCACGTTCCGGGTGAAGGGCGCTGGCAGCACGCGATCCTGCTCGACGGCTGCATCGGCATCGGCGGCTCCCCGATCGCCCTGCTCAAACGTGTGCGCGAACTGCTCGCGCCCGGTGGCGTCGCGTACGTCGAGCACGACACCTCGCCCGACCGCGCGGACCTCACCACCGCACGGATCTCCGACGGCCGCGGCCGCGTCAGTGCGCCGTTCGCCTGGGCGGTGATCGGCCACAACGCCCTCGACCGCGCGGCCCAGCAGGCCGGGCTGCGCGTACTCGAGACGTGGCCACCGAGCGACCGAGCGCTGTGCGTCCTGCAACGCCCCGCGGAGGTGTCCTGA
- a CDS encoding TIGR04282 family arsenosugar biosynthesis glycosyltransferase, with product MRPDLTLVVIAKEPVPGHVKTRLTPPCSPDEAAEIAEAALADTLQVVASTPAHQRVLALAGRPGAWLPDCFDVAPQVSGTLDVRIAGVLAEVAGPMVLVGMDTPQLTSELLLSCDFSTRPAWLGLAEDGGFWALGLARPDPELVRGVPMSVPHTGAAQLERLEQAGLEVGLLPTLRDVDTWPDALAVAAAAPKTRLARAVSALTAAAAR from the coding sequence ATGCGACCTGACCTCACGCTCGTGGTGATCGCCAAGGAACCCGTACCTGGCCACGTCAAGACGCGTTTGACGCCGCCCTGCTCGCCGGATGAGGCCGCCGAGATTGCCGAAGCCGCGTTGGCCGACACGTTGCAGGTCGTTGCCTCGACGCCCGCTCACCAGCGCGTACTCGCGCTTGCCGGCAGGCCGGGCGCCTGGCTTCCGGACTGCTTCGACGTCGCCCCGCAGGTGTCCGGAACGCTCGACGTACGGATCGCCGGTGTCCTGGCCGAGGTCGCCGGGCCGATGGTGCTGGTCGGCATGGACACCCCGCAGCTCACCTCAGAGCTCCTACTGTCTTGCGACTTCTCCACTCGTCCAGCCTGGCTGGGACTCGCGGAGGACGGCGGGTTCTGGGCACTCGGGCTCGCCCGGCCGGATCCCGAGCTTGTCCGCGGCGTACCGATGTCCGTGCCGCACACCGGCGCCGCCCAGCTCGAGCGCTTGGAGCAGGCCGGTCTCGAGGTCGGCCTGCTGCCGACGCTGCGCGACGTCGACACCTGGCCGGACGCGCTCGCGGTCGCCGCGGCGGCGCCGAAGACGAGACTCGCCCGCGCGGTCTCCGCCCTCACGGCGGCGGCAGCCCGATGA
- a CDS encoding glycosyltransferase family 2 protein, producing MTDVDVVLPSLNEEAALPWVLGRMPNGYRAIVVDNGSTDATARVAAAHGAVVVSEPQRGFGAACLAGLAAAEAPVVAFCDADGSLDPQELPHVCEPIAAGRVDLLLGRRRTTTWHAWPPHARLGNAVLAASLRRRLHLRLTDLGPMRAARRDSLLTLGLRDRRFGFPLEMVIRAAQQGWRIEETDVSYLPRTGKSKVTGTIRGTLRTIHDMRRVLAGAGDAT from the coding sequence GTGACCGACGTCGATGTCGTACTTCCGAGCCTGAACGAAGAAGCCGCACTGCCTTGGGTGCTTGGCCGAATGCCGAACGGCTATCGCGCGATCGTCGTGGACAACGGCTCGACCGACGCCACCGCTCGCGTCGCCGCGGCCCACGGCGCGGTGGTGGTGAGCGAACCGCAGCGCGGCTTCGGCGCGGCGTGCCTGGCCGGACTCGCCGCCGCTGAGGCGCCGGTCGTCGCGTTCTGCGACGCGGACGGATCTCTCGACCCACAAGAGCTTCCGCACGTCTGCGAACCGATCGCGGCCGGCCGGGTCGACCTGCTGCTCGGCCGGCGACGAACGACGACGTGGCATGCCTGGCCGCCGCACGCGCGGCTCGGCAACGCCGTCCTCGCCGCGAGCCTGCGCCGGCGCCTCCACCTACGGCTCACCGACCTCGGGCCGATGCGTGCCGCCCGCCGCGATTCCCTGCTGACGTTGGGCTTGCGCGATCGCCGGTTCGGCTTCCCACTCGAAATGGTGATCCGTGCCGCCCAGCAGGGTTGGCGGATCGAGGAGACCGACGTCAGCTATCTGCCACGTACGGGAAAGTCGAAGGTCACCGGAACGATCCGCGGCACGCTGCGGACGATCCACGACATGCGCCGAGTCCTCGCGGGAGCCGGCGATGCGACCTGA
- a CDS encoding alpha/beta fold hydrolase: MSEYVDLGEVRLFVRQLGRDNPDPPVVVIHGGPDWDHAYLLPGLEPLARDHHVVAFDWRGCGRSTRDLPLTAYHPDPVVKDVRGLIAHLDVPQVDLVGFSTGGRIAQLLVERHPELVRRLVLASTIGFPTYSTETRDAWPEYQRRLAMQQDDDAFAGDETYERAARDAAPTSIWNLDLMPAYQRLLDTVHWSGEWGKALAAGLLPPFGPPDAEQVLRDFGRPVLILHGEQDLGFPVEHARRLHAAVPGSTLAIVDQAGHMAQFEHPKEWARHLHTFLGVTDP, encoded by the coding sequence ATGAGCGAGTACGTCGACCTCGGTGAGGTGCGGTTGTTCGTTCGGCAGCTCGGTCGCGACAACCCCGACCCGCCCGTCGTCGTCATCCACGGCGGGCCGGACTGGGATCACGCGTACCTGCTGCCCGGCCTGGAACCGCTCGCTCGCGATCACCACGTGGTGGCGTTCGACTGGCGCGGTTGCGGTCGCAGCACCCGCGACCTGCCGCTGACGGCGTACCACCCGGACCCGGTCGTGAAGGATGTTCGCGGGCTGATCGCGCACCTCGACGTGCCGCAGGTGGATCTCGTCGGCTTCTCCACCGGGGGCAGGATCGCGCAGCTCTTGGTCGAGCGCCACCCGGAGCTCGTCCGCCGGCTCGTGCTGGCGTCGACGATCGGCTTCCCGACGTACTCCACCGAGACGCGGGACGCGTGGCCGGAGTACCAACGCAGGCTGGCGATGCAGCAGGACGACGACGCGTTCGCCGGCGACGAGACGTACGAACGCGCGGCGCGCGACGCCGCACCGACGTCGATCTGGAACCTCGACCTGATGCCGGCGTACCAACGGCTACTCGACACCGTGCACTGGTCCGGCGAGTGGGGCAAGGCGCTCGCCGCCGGCCTGCTGCCGCCGTTCGGACCGCCCGACGCCGAGCAGGTGCTGCGCGACTTCGGCCGGCCGGTCCTCATCCTGCACGGCGAGCAGGACCTGGGCTTCCCCGTCGAACACGCGCGCAGGCTGCACGCGGCCGTTCCCGGGAGCACGCTCGCGATCGTCGACCAGGCCGGGCACATGGCCCAGTTCGAGCACCCTAAGGAATGGGCGCGGCACCTGCACACGTTCCTCGGCGTCACGGATCCGTAA
- a CDS encoding NUDIX hydrolase, which translates to MRLPNDFPVVERTAVRLVLLDAADQLLVFHTHDPNYPELGQWWELPGGGLDKGETYLEAAVRELREETGLVITPDEVGPPSWRRVSSFIYRTERRLQSEVIVKVRLTAVAPDIDESQREEHEADDYTGFRWMPLAEVLVSSERFYPGRLPELLPDFLAGKEIDEPFELWS; encoded by the coding sequence GTGAGGCTGCCGAACGACTTCCCCGTTGTCGAACGCACCGCCGTCCGTCTGGTGCTGCTCGACGCCGCCGACCAGCTGCTGGTGTTCCACACCCACGACCCGAACTATCCCGAGCTCGGCCAGTGGTGGGAGCTGCCGGGCGGTGGCCTCGACAAGGGTGAGACGTACCTCGAGGCGGCCGTACGCGAGCTGCGCGAGGAGACCGGCCTGGTCATCACGCCGGACGAGGTCGGGCCGCCGTCGTGGCGGCGGGTGTCGTCGTTCATCTACCGGACCGAGCGCCGACTGCAGAGCGAGGTCATCGTCAAGGTGCGGTTGACGGCGGTCGCGCCAGACATCGACGAGTCGCAGCGCGAGGAGCACGAGGCCGACGACTACACCGGCTTCCGGTGGATGCCACTCGCGGAGGTGCTCGTGAGCAGCGAGCGCTTCTATCCCGGGCGGCTGCCGGAACTGCTGCCGGACTTCCTTGCGGGCAAGGAGATCGACGAGCCTTTCGAGTTGTGGTCATGA